In Rutidosis leptorrhynchoides isolate AG116_Rl617_1_P2 chromosome 2, CSIRO_AGI_Rlap_v1, whole genome shotgun sequence, one genomic interval encodes:
- the LOC139894596 gene encoding uncharacterized protein yields MVVKVSASTFFSKCVNLKDLTLHGIEMRDLEELTLCLPQLSNLSVTNSFCNVLNVVTPQLQNLTASFDSIHGLYCREGFSYLEKVHLSWFNTYFCVGKERHLSKIIGVLQKFHTAKFLILDASIIKALSSCVDQLLLEPCPFNNLKCLKMNTMLVTRSHVVVPVQLKNYFLDKSPTATFITDYPQVPQKRSSQQVYDDDDAGAKKMAKLDLQKQPAADTTIITQENELLDANLQMQDQVISKQEAMLEAKIQMQEQAITKQKAMFEAKMQMQDQVITKQKEMFEAKIQMLDNVIAEQKAKIQMQDNVIAEQKERIHMVEVAKLDHDKLISYVIKSKIAELKVQVESGNPDYEVIRSIGSEIKSIMELIPDSLRPVMDAQFCFEYVKWKSLFLTHIDVSQWSKIETELGIINGV; encoded by the exons ATGGTGGTAAAAGTAAGCGCATCAACCTTTTTTTCTAAGTGTGTCAACCTAAAGGACCTCACCTTACATGGGATCGAAATGCGTGACTTGGAGGAATTAACACTTTGTCTCCCACAACTTTCTAATCTTTCAGTCACAAAtagtttctgtaatgttttgaacgTGGTAACTCCTCAACTTCAGAATCTGACCGCATCTTTTGACTCTATTCATGGACTTTATTGTCGTGAGGGCTTTAGTTATCTTGAGAAAGTCCATCTGTCATGGTTTAATACTTATTTCTGTGTGGGAAAGGAGAGGCATCTTTCCAAAATAATCGGTGTATTGCAGAAATTCCACACTGCCAAATTTCTTATTCTTGATGCGTCCATTATTAAG GCTCTTTCATCATGTGTGGATCAATTGTTGCTCGAACCTTGTCCATTCAATAACTTAAAGTGTTTGAAGATGAATACGATGCTGGTGACACGGAGTCATGTAGTTGTCCCCGTTCAACTCAAAAATTACTTTCTTGACAAGTCTCCAACTGCCACTTTCATTACAGATTATCCTCAG GTGCCACAGAAGAGGTCTAGCCAGCaggtatatgatgatgatgatgcagggGCTAAAAAGATGGCCAAGTTGGATTTACAAAAACAACCAGCAGCTGATACTACTATAATAACCCAAGAGAATGAGTTGTTGGATGCAAATCTACAGATGCAAGATCAAGTTATTAGTAAGCAAGAGGCTATGTTGGAGGCGAAAATACAGATGCAAGAGCAAGCTATTACAAAGCAAAAGGCTATGTTCGAGGCTAAAATGCAGATGCAAGATCAAGTTATCACAAAGCAGAAGGAAATGTTTGAAGCTAAAATACAGATGCTTGATAATGTGATTGCAGAGCAGAAGGCAAAAATACAAATGCAAGATAATGTAATTGCAGAGCAGAAGGAAAGAATACATATGGTAGAGGTAGCAAAGTTGGATCACGATAAATTGATTTCATATGTCATCAAGTCCAAAATAGCGGAACTGAAAGTACAAGTTGAGAGTGGGAATCCAGATTATGAAGTGATTCGCTCAATAGGGTCTGAGATCAAATCAATTATGGAATTGATACCTGATAGCTTAAGGCCAGTCATGGACGCGCAGTTTTGTTTTGAGTATGTAAAGTGGAAGAGTTTGTTCCTTACCCACATTGATGTGAGCCAATGGTCAAAGATCGAAACCGAGCTGGGGATTATTAATGGAGTTTGA
- the LOC139889845 gene encoding uncharacterized protein: MERLYEVHEEKHDFPGILGSIDCMHWVWEKCSVAWKGQFKRGDHSHPTIMLEVVASYDNWIWNAYSGVVGSNNDINVLNTSSLFESMLNDNFTDIPYVINGVEYKRGYYLADEIYPQWASFVKAYSSAADPKSKYFSRKQSKARKDVERTFVEDNGFNISDNNWVYEPVQNMQTTWYDRCEEYKARTKELHDREVHERLRGDLVEHVWAIRAQEKEEEEEDEGEE; encoded by the exons ATGGAACGTTTATACGAGGTTCATGAGGAAAAACATGACTTTCCCGGCATTCTAGGTAGtatagattgtatgcattgggtTTGGGAAAAATGTTCAGTTGCATGGAAAGGCCAATTTAAGCGAGGAGATCATAGTCATCCAACTATTATGCTTGAAGTCGTTGCCTCGTATGATAATTGGATATGGAATGCTTATTCTGGGGTTGTTGGGTCAAACAATGACATAAATGTGTTAAATACCAGTTCTTTGTTCGAATCAATGCTTAATGATAATTTCACAGACATCCCTTATGTTATTAATGGTGTGGAGTACAAAAGGGGTTATTATTTAGCGGATGAGATTTACCCTCAATGGGCATCTTTTGTTAAAGCGTATTCGAGTGCAGCTGATCCCAAGAGTAAATACTTTTCACGAAAACAATCTAAGGCAAGAAAGGATGTTGAGAGGACTTTTG TTGAAGATAATGGGTTCAACATTTCTGATAATAATTGGGTGTATGAACCGGTTCAGAACATGCAAACTACTTGGTACGATAGATGTGAAGAGTATAAAGCCAGGACGAAGGAATTACACGATCGGGAGGTGCATGAACGTTTACGAGGCGATTTAGTCGAACATGTTTGGGCTATTCGAGCTCAGGAGAAGGAAGAGGAGGAGGAGGATGAGGGGGAAGAGTGA